One Nicotiana sylvestris chromosome 12, ASM39365v2, whole genome shotgun sequence genomic window carries:
- the LOC138883864 gene encoding uncharacterized protein — translation MLHHPDKAYIDPLHIHVEEELDDEPWFHDIREYIKSGVYLVQATGDQKRTIQSFASGFFFSGGVLYKRTPDLGLLRCIDARQATTIMTEVHSGVCGPHLSGYVLAKKILRAGYYWLTMERDCISFVHNCHQC, via the coding sequence ATGttacaccatccagataaggcttatattgaccctttgcatattcatgTGGAAGAAGAACTCGACGatgaaccttggttccacgatatcagggagtacatcaaGTCAGGGGTGTACCTggtacaagccacaggggatcaaaagagaacaattcaaaGTTttgcaagtggatttttcttcagtggaggagttttgtacaaaagaactccagatcttggattgttgagatgcatagatgcaagaCAAGCCACGACTATTATGACCGAAGTGCATTCCGGAGTCTGCGGGCCACATTTGAGtggatatgttttggcaaagaagattcttcgagcagggtattattggctcaccatggagagAGACTGCATTAGCTTTGTGCACAACTGTCATCAATGCTag